A region of Moorena producens PAL-8-15-08-1 DNA encodes the following proteins:
- a CDS encoding phage tail protein I has protein sequence MSNYFSSYLNYLPANFQEDPFVGRFLLALERVMSGFLPRDTDDPNPDQLALEEYIDRIPTYFNPYNHPDLPVESEIAPTEFIPWLASWVALSLRDDWSEETKRRFISNIVPLYRQRGTKTGVKQMLELYTQEDVKIYEFEQPAHYFQVTITLNERDPKLLQRQEEIAKAIVNQEKPAHTFYALRVLVPGMQIINEPTESKPGIIVGETTLLGTTTIS, from the coding sequence ATGTCCAACTACTTCAGTAGCTATCTAAACTATCTACCAGCTAACTTTCAGGAAGACCCTTTTGTTGGTCGGTTCCTGCTAGCGTTGGAGCGGGTAATGAGTGGCTTTTTACCCAGGGATACTGATGATCCAAATCCTGATCAGTTGGCTCTAGAAGAATACATTGACCGTATCCCTACTTACTTCAATCCCTATAATCATCCTGATTTACCAGTAGAGTCAGAGATAGCACCAACTGAGTTTATACCTTGGCTGGCCAGTTGGGTGGCGTTAAGTTTGCGAGATGATTGGAGTGAGGAGACTAAACGCCGATTTATCAGCAATATTGTCCCTCTCTATCGCCAACGGGGGACTAAGACGGGAGTGAAGCAAATGCTAGAACTTTACACTCAAGAAGACGTCAAAATCTACGAATTTGAACAACCTGCTCATTACTTCCAGGTGACAATCACCTTGAATGAGCGAGACCCTAAACTGCTGCAACGTCAAGAAGAGATTGCTAAGGCAATTGTCAATCAAGAGAAACCAGCTCACACGTTTTATGCTTTGCGGGTGTTAGTACCCGGTATGCAAATTATTAATGAGCCCACTGAAAGTAAACCAGGCATCATCGTTGGGGAGACTACACTATTGGGCACTACAACGATATCGTAA
- a CDS encoding LamG-like jellyroll fold domain-containing protein, translating to MPLPLPNLDDRTYADLLEEARSLIPKEYPDWTDHNPTDPGIILIEMLAWLTEMVIYRTNQIPDENQKMFLKLLNGSEWQLEGDLETAVQQTIVDLRQRYRAVSSEDFEQLVLQDWQDTPTAKALGPFGVVARAKCISQQNLALSEPTAREEPAPGNISLLVVPQTLADNYSLLSFDGQDDYLEIPHSDQLNFANDQAKDQNFTIELWVRPEKVQARTQETYNSILEKGSGSGGFPYGIRYDNQSGKIQVIRSDGTNFATISSTKAINDDNFHHVAFVKDSSTLYLYLDGELEGFTDDITSGNTINDSSLYLGCRGNQSHYFQGIITQLRVWGEVRLQADIKQEINNFLKGTEKGLVGCWDLDEGSGIIANNKTPNQNHGTIQGASWYKPNITASLLQGLWSFLDERRLLTVRHHVVTPDYLPLRVWARLYLVAGGNAQQVQDQANQEAQAFFHPVNSQSYWDGQGWPFGRSIYVSELYQLLDRIPGVDYVEDVMVHTHELTIDLTTTVLTQASSRSQTQITVKDTTGFNVGDTIQLDPSSSDQEYYTISSIEQGLKQLTLSSALNKAYGLGTMVVRPLSFEITEVISNLEFKVNQVTGLAAGDRVGIIFTNSNPENREIDTVDFSSNKITLKQALSQAPTTGTKVVQLGTWREERTKPKESYQFIEKELIRVKLKNYELVDFNVQLNLVIMEYIGDQWQLTS from the coding sequence ATGCCCCTACCACTACCTAACCTAGATGACCGTACTTATGCTGACCTCTTGGAAGAGGCTCGGTCTTTAATACCGAAAGAGTATCCTGATTGGACTGACCATAATCCTACTGACCCTGGCATCATCTTGATTGAGATGTTGGCTTGGTTGACGGAGATGGTGATTTACCGGACTAATCAGATCCCAGATGAAAACCAAAAAATGTTTCTGAAGCTGCTTAATGGTTCCGAGTGGCAGCTGGAAGGGGATTTGGAGACAGCAGTGCAGCAAACCATTGTGGATTTGCGGCAACGCTACCGGGCAGTCAGTAGTGAGGACTTTGAACAACTGGTACTACAAGACTGGCAGGACACACCAACCGCTAAGGCTCTTGGTCCTTTTGGTGTAGTCGCTAGGGCTAAATGCATTTCTCAGCAGAATCTGGCTTTGAGTGAACCAACTGCCAGAGAAGAACCTGCCCCAGGAAACATTAGCTTGCTGGTGGTTCCTCAAACGTTGGCTGATAACTACAGTTTGCTCTCCTTTGATGGCCAGGATGATTATCTGGAAATCCCTCATTCAGACCAACTCAATTTTGCTAACGATCAAGCTAAGGATCAAAATTTTACCATTGAACTTTGGGTCAGACCTGAAAAAGTCCAAGCTAGAACCCAAGAAACCTATAATAGTATCTTAGAAAAAGGTAGTGGTTCTGGGGGTTTTCCTTATGGGATTAGATATGACAACCAATCGGGTAAAATCCAGGTAATTAGAAGTGATGGTACTAACTTTGCTACCATTAGTTCTACCAAAGCCATTAATGATGACAATTTTCATCACGTTGCTTTTGTCAAAGATAGTTCAACACTTTACTTATATCTTGATGGGGAATTAGAAGGCTTTACTGACGATATCACCTCAGGTAATACTATTAATGATTCATCCCTTTATCTTGGCTGTCGAGGTAACCAAAGCCATTATTTCCAAGGCATAATTACTCAATTGCGGGTTTGGGGGGAAGTCCGCTTGCAGGCAGATATTAAACAGGAGATAAATAACTTTCTTAAAGGTACAGAAAAGGGATTAGTTGGTTGCTGGGATTTGGATGAAGGCTCTGGTATTATTGCTAATAATAAGACTCCTAACCAAAATCATGGAACTATCCAAGGAGCCAGTTGGTATAAACCCAATATCACTGCTTCACTCTTGCAAGGCTTATGGTCTTTCTTGGATGAACGGCGGTTGCTGACTGTACGCCATCACGTAGTTACCCCAGACTACCTACCCTTGCGGGTTTGGGCGCGACTCTATCTAGTGGCGGGGGGCAATGCCCAGCAGGTTCAAGACCAGGCAAACCAGGAAGCACAAGCTTTCTTCCACCCAGTTAATTCCCAGTCTTATTGGGATGGTCAGGGTTGGCCTTTTGGTAGGAGTATTTACGTTTCGGAGCTATATCAATTACTCGATCGCATCCCTGGAGTGGACTATGTCGAGGATGTCATGGTTCATACTCATGAGCTAACTATTGATCTAACCACTACTGTTTTAACTCAGGCAAGCTCAAGATCCCAGACTCAGATTACGGTTAAAGACACCACCGGTTTTAATGTAGGGGATACTATTCAACTAGACCCCAGCAGTAGTGATCAGGAATACTATACGATTAGTAGTATTGAGCAAGGACTAAAACAATTGACCTTGTCTTCAGCTTTAAATAAAGCTTATGGACTGGGAACAATGGTTGTCCGTCCCCTTAGTTTTGAGATTACCGAAGTGATCTCCAACCTTGAATTCAAGGTGAATCAAGTAACGGGATTGGCAGCAGGGGATAGGGTTGGGATCATTTTTACTAATAGCAATCCCGAAAATCGAGAAATTGACACTGTTGATTTTTCCAGCAATAAAATTACCCTGAAACAAGCTCTCAGCCAAGCTCCAACCACAGGGACAAAGGTGGTTCAGTTAGGAACCTGGCGGGAGGAACGTACTAAACCGAAAGAAAGCTACCAGTTTATCGAAAAAGAGCTGATCAGAGTTAAGCTGAAAAACTATGAGTTAGTAGACTTCAACGTACAGTTGAATTTAGTAATCATGGAATACATAGGGGATCAATGGCAATTAACTAGCTAG
- a CDS encoding putative baseplate assembly protein has translation MQAPKIDERSYEDIVAYTEGCAKAFTDWRPLADNKPDGGRSLIRIFGHLATIVGDRLNQVPDKNFLAFLDLIGTSIGPPRPARVPLTFYLATGSTEALVPAQTEVAAPPTEGEEEEVIFETERDLVLTNVQLQAVFVREPEQDRYSDRTKPGTGQEDTAFLTFAGDQPIEHSLYVACDDLLTLPESKTLTLTIDSPNAVGLAAVPITWSYWNGEVWKPILGIIEGLEVEIGSGEVIVQPGKAIDYQGREINLAQKQSVDLSSNTNQTRLVVISYSESEPVLELIAETDTSKPANTHIRLARLDIDDQNQISKSFPSLTNSGNSQWQVSIENLPVPSHSSINGINAAWLKAQLTNTPLPPPQSLPQINHISASVEIHGSDIAPELCFFDTDELDLSKDFYPFGEEPGFNDTFYLASQEIFSKPGAEVTVNLVLSSDAPAVNTTGGVEVRWEVWNGSTWQVVKHNSSGLSAANFTIGGAFTFTLPNQMGPQPVNGESNYWLRARIITGNYGTEEATAEETSTTLQPSRAASTTLTQAVNSGANTVQVSSASGFQDNDSILIGADTSQPEYAQISSISSNTLTLTNTIYSDHASGATVELFEQEVSSGINTIKVDSIRGFLPSDRIRIDPGTNKQEDLEIASINFNENTLTLTSNLTQSHPVETSVVLLPASALAPPVVKSLKLSYSYNSGDSPLSACLTYNDFTYIDCTTQANQDGSPFEAFTPTQDDRPTLYLGFDAPFANRSTTIYAQVEPPAPGELATSPTITQPAVIAAEYSSPEYPSLDRWVRLGVEADETAAMSQPGLVRFIGPTDLTKQSEFGKDLYWLRIRWQGGDFRVPPRLRQLLLNTTWATQATTIENEILGSSNGNPDQTFSTLQFPVLEGQQLEVREEEETDLQEEVWVVWQEVSDFYGSGPEDRHYLLNHLTGEVSFGNNQQGRIPALGSNNIRMVYYRTGGGKQGNKPAETITELKTTVPYVDSVTNLEAASGGSDQESLEWVKEQGPKTLRHRYKAVTAEDIEDLVYQASTDVARAWAITPKFNPKDLQWLPNYYLPLEQSGTITVSLWSQGNDPPTTYQLQVKINGPGQTIAYEEKIFTSDESSDRELSYPVTPSQFSLGTEWYVTMVNLGDVNVSGDITIEYPDGSLTGNFNLPPKTTSDHADNSPYLDRDDVGQVELIILPDSSARQPTPSLGLLDLVEEYILARCAPTLDLRVTGPYWVEVTVTAEVVPLSLDLAEAVVIGVNDALNHFLHPLTGGVEGQGWPFGRQPHKSDLYRLIESVPGVNYVNSLSIDLAEIPDEQRNRFLIYSGEHQISLGQDF, from the coding sequence ATGCAAGCTCCAAAGATTGATGAACGTAGCTATGAAGACATCGTTGCCTATACGGAGGGGTGCGCTAAGGCGTTCACAGACTGGCGTCCTTTGGCAGATAACAAGCCGGATGGTGGTCGGTCACTAATTCGTATTTTTGGTCATCTGGCAACGATTGTTGGCGATCGCCTTAATCAAGTCCCGGATAAAAACTTCCTCGCCTTTCTAGACTTGATTGGCACTAGCATTGGACCACCTAGACCAGCGCGAGTACCGTTGACCTTTTATTTGGCAACTGGTAGCACAGAAGCCTTAGTTCCGGCTCAGACGGAGGTGGCAGCACCGCCGACAGAAGGAGAGGAAGAAGAGGTTATTTTCGAGACCGAGCGTGATTTAGTCTTGACCAATGTGCAGCTGCAAGCAGTGTTTGTGCGGGAACCGGAACAAGACCGCTATAGCGATCGCACTAAGCCAGGGACGGGTCAAGAAGATACTGCTTTTCTAACCTTTGCAGGGGATCAGCCCATTGAACATTCTCTCTATGTGGCTTGTGACGACCTGCTCACCTTACCTGAATCGAAAACTCTCACCCTAACCATTGACTCTCCTAATGCAGTTGGGTTAGCAGCAGTACCAATCACTTGGTCTTACTGGAATGGTGAGGTCTGGAAACCAATACTAGGAATTATTGAGGGCTTAGAGGTTGAAATTGGATCTGGTGAAGTTATCGTCCAACCGGGGAAGGCGATAGATTATCAAGGTCGAGAAATTAATCTCGCTCAAAAACAGTCTGTTGACCTGAGCAGCAACACCAATCAAACTAGGCTAGTAGTAATTTCCTACAGTGAATCAGAACCAGTCCTGGAACTAATTGCTGAGACCGATACTAGCAAACCAGCGAATACTCATATCCGTTTGGCCCGTCTAGACATTGACGACCAGAACCAAATTAGCAAGTCCTTCCCAAGCTTGACTAACTCAGGTAACAGTCAGTGGCAGGTGTCCATTGAGAATCTGCCAGTCCCCAGTCACAGTAGTATTAATGGGATCAATGCTGCCTGGCTTAAAGCTCAGCTTACCAATACTCCATTACCTCCACCTCAGTCATTGCCACAAATCAATCACATTAGTGCCAGTGTGGAGATTCATGGCAGTGATATAGCACCAGAGTTGTGCTTTTTCGATACGGATGAACTGGATCTGAGCAAAGATTTCTACCCCTTTGGTGAGGAACCTGGTTTCAACGATACCTTTTATCTCGCTAGTCAGGAAATTTTCTCTAAACCTGGAGCCGAAGTTACCGTTAATTTAGTTTTAAGTAGTGATGCTCCAGCTGTTAATACCACTGGGGGTGTTGAAGTCCGCTGGGAAGTCTGGAATGGTAGTACTTGGCAGGTAGTTAAACATAATAGTTCTGGTCTCTCTGCTGCCAACTTCACTATTGGCGGTGCATTTACTTTCACCCTCCCTAACCAGATGGGACCCCAGCCAGTAAATGGGGAAAGTAATTATTGGCTTCGTGCTCGGATTATCACGGGTAATTATGGTACTGAGGAAGCTACCGCAGAAGAAACCAGTACCACACTCCAGCCATCTCGTGCCGCTAGCACCACACTCACTCAAGCTGTTAATAGTGGAGCCAATACGGTACAGGTGAGTAGCGCTAGTGGCTTTCAAGATAATGACTCTATTCTGATTGGGGCAGACACTAGTCAACCGGAATATGCGCAAATTAGTAGTATTAGCTCTAATACCCTAACTCTGACCAATACTATCTATTCCGACCATGCCAGTGGAGCAACGGTGGAACTTTTTGAACAAGAGGTCAGCAGTGGTATCAACACCATCAAGGTAGATAGTATCAGAGGTTTTTTGCCTAGCGATCGCATTCGGATTGATCCAGGTACTAACAAGCAGGAAGACTTGGAGATTGCTAGTATCAATTTCAACGAGAATACCCTCACCCTGACGAGCAACCTCACTCAATCTCATCCAGTGGAAACGAGTGTGGTACTCCTACCAGCCTCAGCTTTAGCTCCACCAGTGGTAAAATCCCTGAAGCTAAGCTATAGCTACAACTCAGGTGATTCCCCTCTCTCAGCTTGCTTGACCTACAATGATTTTACTTATATAGATTGCACCACTCAAGCTAACCAGGATGGCTCCCCCTTTGAGGCTTTTACTCCCACTCAAGACGATAGACCCACCCTTTACCTAGGCTTTGATGCCCCCTTCGCCAACCGCTCCACCACGATCTATGCCCAGGTAGAACCCCCAGCACCAGGGGAATTGGCCACAAGTCCTACCATAACTCAGCCAGCAGTGATAGCAGCAGAATATTCCAGCCCTGAATATCCCAGCCTTGACCGTTGGGTGCGTTTAGGCGTGGAAGCGGATGAAACCGCTGCCATGAGTCAACCGGGTTTAGTCCGGTTTATTGGACCAACTGACTTGACAAAGCAATCAGAATTTGGTAAAGACTTATATTGGCTGCGAATTCGCTGGCAAGGGGGTGATTTTAGAGTGCCACCCCGACTACGGCAGTTGCTGCTTAATACAACTTGGGCAACCCAGGCAACCACCATTGAGAATGAAATCCTTGGTTCGAGTAATGGGAATCCCGATCAGACCTTCTCCACCCTCCAATTTCCTGTGTTAGAGGGTCAACAACTAGAAGTACGGGAAGAGGAAGAAACGGATCTACAAGAGGAGGTGTGGGTAGTTTGGCAAGAAGTATCAGATTTCTATGGTTCCGGACCGGAAGACCGTCACTATCTTCTCAATCACCTGACCGGAGAAGTAAGCTTTGGCAACAACCAACAGGGAAGGATACCTGCCCTAGGTAGCAACAATATCCGTATGGTTTACTACCGCACAGGTGGTGGTAAACAGGGTAACAAACCAGCTGAGACTATCACCGAACTCAAGACCACAGTGCCTTATGTAGATAGTGTCACTAACCTAGAAGCTGCTAGTGGTGGATCCGATCAGGAGTCTCTAGAGTGGGTGAAAGAACAAGGGCCGAAGACATTGCGCCATCGGTACAAAGCTGTAACTGCCGAAGACATTGAAGATTTGGTCTACCAAGCATCTACCGATGTAGCGAGGGCATGGGCAATTACTCCCAAATTTAACCCAAAAGACTTACAGTGGTTGCCAAACTACTACCTCCCGTTGGAGCAATCAGGGACGATCACGGTCAGTTTATGGTCCCAGGGTAATGATCCCCCAACCACCTATCAGCTACAGGTCAAGATTAATGGTCCAGGACAGACCATAGCCTATGAGGAAAAAATCTTTACCTCTGACGAATCTAGCGATCGCGAACTGAGTTACCCAGTCACACCCAGCCAATTCAGTCTTGGAACCGAATGGTACGTGACTATGGTCAACTTGGGCGATGTTAACGTTAGCGGTGATATCACCATCGAGTACCCTGATGGTTCTCTGACAGGAAATTTCAACCTACCGCCCAAGACCACAAGTGACCATGCTGACAATAGCCCTTATCTAGACAGAGACGATGTCGGTCAAGTGGAACTGATTATTCTACCGGATTCTTCAGCACGGCAACCTACTCCCAGTCTTGGTTTGCTGGACTTAGTAGAGGAATACATCCTGGCTCGCTGTGCCCCCACCCTAGACCTGCGAGTGACCGGACCCTATTGGGTAGAAGTTACAGTCACAGCAGAGGTTGTACCCCTCTCCTTAGACCTTGCCGAAGCCGTTGTAATTGGGGTCAACGATGCCCTGAACCACTTTTTACATCCCCTGACTGGTGGCGTGGAAGGTCAAGGCTGGCCTTTTGGTCGTCAACCCCATAAATCAGACCTGTATCGGTTAATCGAATCCGTCCCAGGTGTGAATTATGTTAACTCTCTCTCCATTGACCTAGCCGAGATACCTGACGAACAAAGGAACCGATTCCTGATTTATTCCGGTGAACATCAGATTAGTCTGGGTCAGGATTTTTGA
- a CDS encoding GPW/gp25 family protein: MTTDFLGVGWSFPVVLDQNKQIDMAQYEDSVRQSIWMIMSTSPGERLMRPDFGCGIHDLVFASNSAGTAGQLTVEVRRALTQWEPRIEVLDVGVYPDETQFNRLLIEINYQVRRTNNRFNLVYPFYLDY, translated from the coding sequence ATGACTACTGATTTTCTCGGAGTGGGATGGAGTTTCCCCGTAGTACTCGACCAAAATAAACAAATCGATATGGCGCAATATGAGGATAGTGTCCGCCAGTCGATTTGGATGATTATGAGTACTTCTCCAGGAGAACGGCTGATGCGCCCGGATTTTGGCTGCGGTATTCATGATTTAGTATTTGCCAGCAACAGCGCTGGGACAGCTGGACAATTAACAGTGGAGGTACGCCGAGCCTTGACCCAGTGGGAACCACGCATTGAGGTTCTAGATGTAGGTGTTTACCCGGATGAGACCCAATTTAATCGTCTCCTAATAGAAATAAATTACCAGGTGCGCCGTACTAATAATCGCTTTAATTTAGTTTATCCATTCTATTTAGACTATTAA
- a CDS encoding PAAR domain-containing protein — MGKPAARKGDLVVTSCTHQVQGQPPAPAPPIVAPMPIPFQGKFEQKLSKKVKIGGKLVALKGSQGKTQAHPPIPPPGTSPIKFVKEPNKTAEITKGSSSVKIEGKPVARIGDPVKTCSELPPPHGTVTPGPGKPTKVFIGG; from the coding sequence ATGGGTAAACCGGCAGCAAGAAAAGGCGATTTAGTGGTGACATCTTGTACACACCAAGTCCAGGGTCAACCACCTGCTCCTGCGCCGCCTATTGTAGCCCCAATGCCAATTCCTTTCCAAGGAAAATTCGAGCAAAAGTTGAGTAAAAAGGTGAAAATTGGTGGTAAATTGGTGGCCTTAAAGGGCAGCCAGGGTAAAACCCAGGCACACCCACCAATACCGCCACCGGGAACTTCACCGATCAAGTTTGTCAAGGAACCTAACAAAACAGCTGAAATTACCAAGGGTAGTTCTTCTGTGAAAATTGAGGGTAAACCAGTGGCGCGCATTGGTGACCCAGTTAAGACCTGTAGTGAATTACCCCCTCCCCACGGCACAGTAACCCCTGGACCTGGTAAGCCGACGAAGGTATTTATTGGGGGTTGA
- a CDS encoding phage baseplate assembly protein V: MTSIDLLTNLLGPPEIRGRFYGVTMGIVTNNGDEENLGRVKVKFPWLSDSDESYWARVLTPMAGNDRGIYFLPEVNDEVLVAFEQGDINFPYILGGLWNGKDKPPESPEKDKEDSKKKTINKRTIKSRSGHIIRLDDTKDEEKVEVISHKKHTIRLDDTKDKGKIEVIAQSGHTIRLDDTKDKEKIEVIDKTGKNSIIINTKENSITIESKEGKLKLGGKGIEIISEEDIKITAKNNLDMKTDKSLKVNANGSKIETKQGMHFKASKDVKITGNTVSIN; this comes from the coding sequence ATGACAAGCATCGATTTACTAACTAATTTGCTAGGTCCCCCTGAAATACGAGGTCGTTTCTATGGGGTGACTATGGGAATAGTGACTAACAATGGCGATGAGGAAAACTTGGGGCGAGTTAAGGTCAAGTTTCCTTGGCTATCCGATAGTGATGAAAGTTATTGGGCTAGGGTGTTAACTCCCATGGCTGGTAATGACCGTGGTATTTACTTTTTGCCGGAAGTGAATGATGAGGTGCTGGTAGCTTTTGAACAAGGTGATATCAATTTTCCCTATATCCTAGGGGGGTTATGGAATGGCAAAGATAAACCGCCTGAGTCTCCTGAAAAAGACAAAGAAGATAGTAAAAAAAAGACAATTAATAAGCGTACAATAAAGTCCCGTAGTGGTCATATTATTCGCTTAGATGATACTAAGGATGAAGAAAAAGTTGAAGTCATTTCCCATAAGAAACATACTATCCGTTTAGATGATACTAAGGACAAAGGCAAAATTGAAGTAATTGCCCAAAGTGGTCACACTATTCGCTTAGATGATACTAAGGATAAGGAAAAAATTGAAGTAATTGATAAAACTGGCAAAAACAGCATTATTATTAATACTAAGGAGAATTCGATTACCATTGAGTCTAAAGAAGGTAAGCTTAAGCTTGGTGGGAAGGGTATCGAAATTATTTCCGAGGAAGATATCAAAATTACTGCCAAGAATAACCTGGATATGAAGACAGATAAGTCATTGAAAGTTAATGCTAATGGTAGCAAAATTGAAACTAAGCAGGGGATGCACTTTAAAGCTAGTAAAGACGTGAAAATTACCGGTAATACGGTATCAATTAATTAA
- a CDS encoding phage late control D family protein, which yields MLSTPPQTSTNSIATSVPGFRILIRGQQLRSDVMAVIVDENVSTPTMFTIKLANWDQEKQEWIDPQLFKLGNEVTIFMGYGGSGGKLQKLMMGQITGLEPEFAHGEIPLLTVRGYDYSHRLLRGYNTRSFTKKKDSDIARDIAKKAGLKYGGVTTKLVLDYVLQHNQTDMEFLQTRAQRLGYEVVVQDKTLYFRPHQDKSKSVLTLVQRKDLLSFSSRLTSLTQVGQVEVRGWNPKDKKAFIGRASPGFSTNKSGAKAVDPALGSGKKTSERLYRPVFSREEAEQIAQGGFNNMALEYISGEGLCVGRPDLRAATVITIQGVGKQFSGDYYVTSTTHSYSHKRGYRTAFKVRRNGTS from the coding sequence ATGCTCTCGACACCTCCTCAAACTAGTACCAATAGCATCGCTACCTCAGTCCCTGGCTTCAGAATTCTGATCAGGGGACAACAGTTGCGGTCTGATGTGATGGCAGTAATTGTGGATGAAAACGTTAGTACTCCCACTATGTTTACCATCAAGCTTGCCAACTGGGACCAAGAAAAGCAGGAGTGGATTGATCCGCAACTGTTTAAGCTAGGCAATGAGGTAACGATTTTTATGGGCTACGGGGGTAGTGGAGGGAAACTGCAAAAACTGATGATGGGTCAGATTACCGGTCTGGAACCAGAATTTGCCCATGGGGAAATACCTCTGTTGACAGTGCGCGGCTACGACTACAGTCATCGATTGCTTCGGGGTTACAACACTCGCTCGTTTACTAAAAAGAAAGACAGCGATATTGCTAGAGATATTGCCAAAAAAGCCGGTCTAAAGTATGGGGGAGTAACGACAAAGCTGGTTTTGGACTATGTACTACAGCATAACCAAACAGACATGGAATTTCTTCAGACCCGTGCTCAACGACTCGGTTATGAGGTTGTAGTTCAAGATAAAACACTATATTTCCGGCCCCATCAGGATAAATCCAAGTCAGTGTTGACCCTAGTTCAACGAAAGGATTTGCTCAGTTTTTCTTCCCGACTGACCAGCTTGACCCAGGTGGGACAGGTGGAGGTGCGCGGTTGGAACCCGAAGGACAAGAAAGCCTTCATTGGGCGAGCCAGTCCTGGTTTTAGTACTAACAAGAGCGGTGCTAAGGCTGTAGATCCGGCTTTGGGTAGTGGAAAAAAAACCAGCGAACGTTTGTATCGCCCTGTGTTCAGTAGAGAGGAAGCTGAGCAAATCGCTCAGGGGGGATTTAATAACATGGCCCTAGAATACATCAGTGGGGAGGGCTTGTGTGTCGGACGCCCTGACTTGCGAGCAGCTACCGTTATTACTATCCAAGGGGTGGGCAAACAGTTTAGTGGTGACTACTATGTCACCTCCACCACCCATAGCTATTCCCATAAACGAGGTTATCGCACAGCATTTAAGGTGAGGAGGAATGGGACATCATGA
- a CDS encoding CIS tube protein — protein MALTGFKNLAQKTLNQTKGLTSSLFGAELDKLTILKEQPGKRWQMVFPENKPMPLFNPNEIQITKTTQWRHETLKNRDRGDTKFIGGDPATLTLDLFFDTYEGLPESISGGGSSPLKRVASGAATAASSLTGVYGLSAPNAVDVREYTNKIFELTLIDSDLKRPPVCELWWGAFNLIFKGYLGQLTQRFTMFTPNGMPVRAALNCTFHQFIPEEDEEREKPSSLARDDDPIHVVRRGETLSSIAGVEYNDPSFWREIAKANGINNPRNLTPGQVLTIPVLNLT, from the coding sequence ATGGCATTAACAGGGTTTAAGAATCTAGCCCAAAAAACACTAAACCAAACCAAAGGATTAACAAGTAGCCTCTTTGGGGCAGAGTTAGATAAATTAACCATCCTCAAGGAGCAGCCAGGAAAAAGATGGCAGATGGTTTTTCCAGAGAACAAACCAATGCCTCTATTCAATCCTAATGAAATTCAAATTACCAAGACAACCCAATGGCGTCATGAAACTCTCAAAAACCGCGATCGCGGTGATACTAAATTTATTGGTGGGGATCCAGCAACCCTGACTCTCGACCTGTTTTTTGACACCTACGAGGGACTACCTGAAAGTATATCCGGGGGCGGCAGTTCTCCCCTCAAACGAGTTGCATCGGGAGCGGCAACAGCGGCTTCATCTTTAACTGGTGTGTATGGATTATCAGCACCCAATGCTGTAGATGTTCGAGAGTATACGAATAAGATTTTTGAGTTGACTCTGATTGACTCTGATTTAAAACGTCCCCCTGTATGTGAACTCTGGTGGGGGGCATTTAACCTGATTTTTAAGGGGTATCTTGGACAACTAACCCAGCGCTTTACTATGTTTACCCCTAATGGGATGCCAGTCAGGGCCGCTCTCAACTGTACTTTCCACCAGTTCATCCCTGAAGAGGACGAGGAACGGGAAAAGCCCAGTTCTCTGGCACGGGATGACGACCCGATCCATGTTGTGCGACGTGGAGAAACCCTGAGCAGCATTGCGGGTGTTGAATATAATGACCCCAGTTTCTGGCGAGAGATTGCCAAGGCTAATGGGATTAATAATCCCCGTAACCTGACACCAGGCCAAGTTCTGACCATCCCGGTACTTAATCTAACCTAA